One Natator depressus isolate rNatDep1 chromosome 13, rNatDep2.hap1, whole genome shotgun sequence genomic region harbors:
- the DBNDD2 gene encoding dysbindin domain-containing protein 2: MSGPGAHSQSRRLPSDMEHGQRGMEPEQMQQQLKLRDRQKFFEEVFQHDVDFFFPMSHLQIEHRRPPLGSISSMEVNVDMLEQMDMMDLSDQDTMDVFLSCGTEDNNVAGLLPEPSHYQEEITLQVPNASEIKSRISSTSSVSTDLNSLDTSEEGAETPVVQSDEEEPQEDSPEAQAARS, from the exons CTGACATGGAGCATGGGCAGCGGGGAATGGAGCCAGagcagatgcagcagcagctcaAATTACGTGACAGGCAGAAGTTCTTTGAGGAGGTTTTCCAGCATGATGTGGATTTCTTCTTCCCCATGTCCCACCTTCAGATAGAGCACAGAAGAC CTCCGCTGGGCAGCATTTCCTCCATGGAGGTGAATGTGGACATGCTGGAGCAGATGGACATGATGGACCTTTCTGACCAGGACACCATGGACGTGTTTCTCAGCTGTGGGACAGAGGATAACAATGTTGCCGGTCTCCTGCCAG AGCCCAGCCACTACCAGGAGGAAATCACCCTGCAAGTGCCCAATGCGTCCGAGATCAAATCCCGGATCTCGTCCACATCCTCCGTCTCCACAGACCTGAACAGCCTGGACACCAGCGAGGAGGGGGCCGAGACGCCCGTGGTGCAGTCAGATGAGGAGGAGCCCCAGGAGGACAGCCCTGAAGCGCAGGCGGCCAGAAGCTAG